One window of Sphingobacteriales bacterium genomic DNA carries:
- the mrdA gene encoding penicillin-binding protein 2 has translation MEPVNKKRVIFQLVIVTTAVLLLARLYSMQVLDSAYTTMAKDNVVREVTIYPSRGLIFDRQGRLIVNNLAVYDLMMIPRQVQELDTVKFCRLLNITPEEFDKNVLRMKAAAGYSPYRPQVFLKQVPSEVYDRMQEYLYQFSGFYTQIRTVRQYGSNNGAHVLGYIGEVNQKQIDTSNFYRMGDYVGISGVEKSYEEQLRGERGTKYVIVDVHNREVGSYKDGEEDVEAIAGQNLHLTIDMDLQAYAENIMQNKRGSIVAIEPQTGEILTLVSAPAYNPNLLTGRMRAQGMRMLLGDTLKPMFNRALMAYYPPGSTFKPLMALLALQETGIQPNYYYGCSGAYRLGRRTVGCHYHSSCFNVQTAIQHSCNAYFCHLFKLFVENYKFSNVSEGLTKWNEYLSEFGLGRNEYLDLPSLSGYVPLPDKYDRMYGKNRWKAVSIISLGIGQGELGVTPLQLAHSTAVIANKGKFIYPHVVKANTKDPNHPYNKEHHVSINPKYFPPIIDGMEQVVLYGTGRNAYVAGLDICGKTGTAENPHGEDHSLFIAFAPKNNPKIAVAVMVENGGNGSKYAAPIASLIIEKYLNDSISPYRKYVEEKMIKADLLRPRPRFIGPVVEEEADDEFTTILFNSISQPPLSVPEPLNAKSDNSVPLVSENTGNPNPNQINTEVKIIPPPAIKIPTPQASLPKESN, from the coding sequence TTGGAACCGGTCAACAAAAAACGCGTAATCTTTCAGTTGGTGATTGTTACTACCGCAGTCCTGTTGCTTGCCAGATTGTATTCGATGCAGGTGTTGGACAGTGCATATACCACTATGGCGAAAGATAATGTAGTGCGCGAAGTTACCATTTACCCTTCCCGGGGGCTGATATTCGACCGTCAGGGCCGGCTTATAGTGAACAATCTGGCAGTTTATGATTTAATGATGATACCGCGGCAGGTACAGGAATTAGACACGGTGAAGTTTTGCCGACTGCTCAATATTACTCCCGAAGAATTTGATAAAAACGTGCTCCGTATGAAGGCAGCTGCGGGCTATAGCCCTTACCGGCCGCAAGTGTTTTTAAAACAAGTGCCCTCAGAGGTGTACGATCGGATGCAGGAATATTTATATCAGTTTTCGGGGTTTTATACTCAAATCCGAACCGTCAGGCAGTATGGTTCCAACAATGGGGCACATGTATTGGGATATATTGGAGAAGTCAACCAAAAACAGATTGACACTTCGAATTTTTACCGGATGGGCGATTATGTCGGAATAAGCGGAGTGGAAAAAAGTTATGAAGAACAGTTGAGGGGGGAACGCGGCACAAAGTACGTGATTGTTGATGTGCATAACCGCGAAGTGGGGAGCTATAAAGACGGGGAAGAAGACGTGGAAGCTATTGCCGGGCAAAATCTGCACCTGACGATTGATATGGATTTGCAGGCTTATGCCGAAAATATCATGCAAAACAAACGCGGAAGTATTGTGGCTATTGAGCCTCAAACCGGAGAAATACTGACTTTGGTATCAGCTCCGGCTTATAACCCCAACTTGCTGACAGGCCGAATGCGCGCCCAAGGAATGAGGATGCTGTTGGGCGATACGCTGAAACCCATGTTTAACCGCGCTTTAATGGCCTACTATCCGCCGGGTTCTACCTTTAAGCCACTCATGGCCCTGCTCGCTTTGCAGGAAACCGGTATTCAACCCAATTACTATTACGGTTGCAGCGGTGCTTATCGTTTAGGCCGCCGAACGGTAGGCTGTCATTACCACTCCTCCTGTTTTAATGTGCAGACTGCAATACAACATTCCTGCAACGCCTACTTTTGCCACTTGTTCAAATTGTTTGTCGAAAACTATAAGTTCAGCAATGTGTCAGAAGGGCTAACCAAGTGGAATGAATACCTGAGCGAATTTGGTTTGGGCAGAAATGAATATCTCGATTTACCTTCCTTGTCGGGTTATGTTCCACTGCCCGATAAATATGACCGGATGTATGGTAAAAACCGGTGGAAAGCGGTCAGCATTATCTCCCTTGGAATAGGACAGGGCGAACTTGGCGTTACTCCGCTACAACTTGCACACTCCACTGCGGTGATTGCCAATAAAGGAAAATTTATTTATCCCCATGTAGTTAAAGCAAATACAAAAGACCCCAATCACCCCTACAACAAAGAACATCATGTCAGTATTAACCCCAAATATTTTCCTCCCATCATTGACGGGATGGAACAGGTGGTTTTATACGGAACCGGACGAAACGCTTATGTTGCAGGATTGGATATTTGTGGTAAAACAGGAACTGCAGAAAACCCGCATGGTGAGGACCATTCCTTGTTTATTGCTTTTGCACCAAAAAATAATCCCAAAATAGCGGTTGCCGTTATGGTCGAAAATGGTGGTAATGGTAGTAAATATGCGGCTCCTATTGCAAGTCTGATTATTGAAAAATATCTCAATGACAGCATTTCACCCTATCGCAAGTATGTAGAAGAAAAAATGATTAAAGCAGACCTGTTGAGACCGAGACCTCGCTTTATCGGGCCTGTAGTGGAAGAAGAAGCAGATGATGAATTTACTACAATACTGTTCAATTCAATTTCACAGCCTCCTTTGAGCGTTCCTGAACCTCTGAATGCAAAATCCGACAACTCAGTACCGCTCGTTAGCGAAAATACAGGCAACCCCAACCCGAACCAAATCAATACGGAAGTAAAAATTATCCCGCCTCCGGCGATCAAAATACCCACTCCTCAGGCATCATTACCAAAAGAAAGCAACTGA
- a CDS encoding rod shape-determining protein RodA: MSSQSTNIDWVLVFTYLLLVTIGWLAIYTADYKEQHPEIYYLGSNYGKQLLWIGVALLVGLCIQILDSRFYTAFAYPIYALSLLSLLVVLLIGTNISGSKSWIKLGFFNVQPAEFAKFATCLALAKYISSLSSVYYSLKERLAGIAIVFIPIVLIRLELETGTALVFTSLAYVLYREGLLSGGILLLGVLAITLFVVSLLFPYFYTMIGVAVLLFVVLLFKGKAPVWQKALVFVPVSMLTLLAAGYLNEITLLVILPIVLSVFVFIALYFQRASYLILALFFACFIYVKGVDYIYHHILQKHQQNRIGVLLGTIEDKQGAGYNVNQSKIAIGSGGLYGKGYLEGTQNKGNFVPELSTDFIFCTIGEEFGFAGSAALIGIFVFFLLRIISLAERQRSRFSRVYAYGVACILFFHFTINIGMTIGLMPVIGIPLPFISYGGSGLLGFSILFFTLIKLDSERYMYLR; encoded by the coding sequence ATGTCATCTCAATCCACTAATATTGACTGGGTATTAGTATTCACCTATCTTCTTTTGGTTACCATCGGGTGGTTGGCCATCTACACTGCGGATTACAAAGAGCAACATCCGGAAATATACTATTTAGGCAGCAATTACGGAAAACAACTCTTATGGATTGGTGTAGCGCTGCTGGTCGGCTTATGTATTCAAATTCTCGACTCCCGGTTCTACACAGCTTTTGCTTATCCCATTTATGCCCTTTCACTCCTCTCCCTTTTAGTTGTGTTGCTGATAGGAACAAACATTTCGGGATCTAAATCCTGGATAAAATTAGGCTTTTTTAATGTTCAACCCGCCGAATTTGCCAAATTTGCCACCTGCCTTGCTTTGGCAAAATATATCAGCAGTCTGAGTTCTGTTTACTACTCTTTGAAAGAGCGGCTGGCAGGCATAGCCATCGTGTTTATCCCCATTGTTTTGATTCGCCTCGAGCTTGAAACAGGAACAGCTTTGGTGTTTACCTCGCTGGCCTATGTGCTGTATCGCGAGGGGTTATTATCAGGTGGTATCCTTTTGCTGGGAGTTTTGGCAATCACCCTGTTTGTAGTCAGCCTGCTGTTTCCCTATTTTTATACCATGATTGGAGTAGCGGTCTTGTTGTTTGTGGTTTTGCTTTTCAAAGGCAAGGCTCCTGTATGGCAAAAGGCATTGGTATTTGTTCCGGTCAGTATGCTGACCCTGTTGGCCGCCGGATATTTGAACGAAATCACCTTACTGGTAATTTTACCGATCGTTTTGTCGGTTTTTGTCTTTATAGCCCTCTATTTTCAGCGCGCAAGCTATCTGATACTGGCACTTTTTTTCGCCTGTTTTATTTATGTTAAAGGGGTGGATTATATTTATCACCACATTTTGCAAAAACATCAGCAAAATAGAATCGGTGTATTGTTGGGAACCATCGAAGACAAACAGGGAGCAGGATATAATGTCAACCAATCAAAAATAGCCATCGGTTCAGGAGGACTTTACGGAAAAGGCTATCTGGAAGGCACACAAAATAAAGGCAATTTTGTGCCGGAACTAAGTACTGACTTTATTTTTTGCACCATCGGTGAGGAGTTCGGATTTGCCGGCAGTGCTGCCTTAATTGGCATATTTGTCTTTTTTCTGCTGCGGATAATCTCTTTGGCCGAACGACAGAGATCGAGATTTAGCCGTGTTTATGCTTACGGAGTAGCCTGTATTTTGTTTTTTCATTTCACCATCAATATCGGCATGACAATCGGGCTTATGCCTGTAATCGGGATACCTCTGCCGTTTATCAGCTATGGCGGCTCCGGTTTACTCGGCTTTTCAATCCTGTTTTTTACGCTTATCAAGTTGGACTCGGAACGTTATATGTATCTGAGATAA
- a CDS encoding 30S ribosomal protein S21 → MLVIDARESDSIDKALKKYKKKYEKSGVLRQLRARKAFTKPSILRRAELLKAKYRNEMQLKMED, encoded by the coding sequence ATGCTCGTAATTGATGCCCGCGAATCTGATTCGATAGATAAAGCACTTAAAAAATACAAGAAAAAATACGAAAAGTCAGGCGTTTTGCGACAACTTCGGGCCCGCAAAGCATTTACCAAGCCGTCTATTTTAAGACGTGCTGAGTTGCTGAAGGCCAAATATCGCAATGAGATGCAGCTTAAAATGGAAGATTAG